A window from Thiosulfatimonas sediminis encodes these proteins:
- the clpS gene encoding ATP-dependent Clp protease adapter ClpS, which translates to MSQHLNHDDGNLLLDRAKPKLKPPKRYQVVLLNDDYTTMEFVIEVLQKFFGMDELRAHAVMLKVHHEGKGVCGVYSREVAEMKVRQVNIYAREHAHPLMCQMEVA; encoded by the coding sequence ATGTCACAGCACCTCAACCATGATGACGGCAATCTTTTATTAGATCGTGCCAAACCCAAGCTCAAACCGCCAAAGCGTTATCAAGTGGTACTCTTGAATGACGACTACACAACCATGGAATTTGTGATTGAAGTGTTACAGAAGTTTTTTGGTATGGATGAATTACGCGCTCATGCGGTGATGCTTAAAGTTCATCACGAGGGCAAAGGTGTTTGTGGTGTCTATAGCCGCGAGGTGGCGGAGATGAAGGTTCGTCAAGTGAATATTTATGCGCGTGAACATGCGCATCCGCTCATGTGTCAGATGGAGGTGGCTTAG
- a CDS encoding DnaJ domain-containing protein, giving the protein MNANFDVGVDYFAVLGVHFGANPQSVKQAYRRMARRYHPDVSKIHNAQARFQEIANAYEVLHKYRDAYCLAYQRALQSRLRRCETVRNSPSEPSKQAKTNPVRKSQERPHRQPQTPPQDFRQTDYSFGQTPINGKNREVVYPITLRYAIRLLRLGSFYIPGLKVQMKFTRQAFTGKTFRLKDKGYRGLFGGESGDYLVRFNIKIDEERFRLQNGDIYGNFEIPRLFIKPGKTVYIESPSGRVEWLVPENFNLDETLLFREMGLPADEQNPAGDLYAKLIPIE; this is encoded by the coding sequence TTGAACGCAAACTTTGATGTCGGGGTGGACTATTTCGCGGTACTTGGTGTGCATTTTGGCGCCAATCCGCAGAGCGTAAAGCAAGCTTATCGGCGCATGGCGCGGCGCTATCATCCGGATGTTTCCAAAATTCATAATGCGCAGGCGCGTTTTCAAGAAATCGCAAACGCTTATGAAGTTTTGCACAAGTATCGTGATGCCTATTGCTTGGCTTATCAACGCGCATTGCAGTCGCGCTTGCGCCGGTGTGAAACGGTACGCAATAGCCCGTCAGAACCTTCTAAACAGGCCAAGACGAATCCCGTGCGCAAATCGCAGGAGAGGCCGCATCGCCAACCACAGACGCCGCCACAAGATTTTCGACAAACGGATTACAGTTTTGGACAAACACCGATTAACGGTAAAAACCGCGAAGTGGTCTATCCGATTACTTTGCGTTACGCGATTCGTTTATTACGCTTAGGGAGTTTTTATATTCCCGGTTTGAAAGTGCAGATGAAATTTACTCGGCAAGCGTTTACTGGCAAAACGTTTCGTTTAAAAGATAAAGGCTATCGCGGCCTATTTGGTGGCGAATCTGGAGATTATCTGGTGCGTTTTAATATCAAAATTGATGAAGAACGATTTCGTTTACAAAATGGCGATATTTATGGCAATTTCGAGATTCCACGGCTGTTTATTAAACCAGGTAAAACGGTGTATATCGAAAGTCCCAGTGGTCGAGTTGAATGGCTGGTGCCTGAGAATTTTAATTTAGATGAAACCCTATTGTTCCGTGAAATGGGTTTACCAGCGGATGAACAAAATCCAGCGGGTGATTTATATGCAAAACTGATTCCTATCGAGTAA
- a CDS encoding PhnA domain-containing protein, whose amino-acid sequence MTIKEQLLHRSEHHCELCGATENLEVMAVSPSDGSADESILLCQICREQIENPNKRDPHHWRCLNDAIWNPNPAVQVVAYRLLHEMAAEGWTQALLEMMYMEDATRAWAQQGLVGEEESIKVIDSNGNPINEGDDVTLIKDLEVKGANFTAKRGTLVKNIHLTDNPKHIEGKVNGTQIVIIAAFTKKA is encoded by the coding sequence ATGACTATCAAAGAGCAGCTTTTACACCGTAGCGAACATCACTGTGAACTCTGTGGAGCCACTGAAAACCTTGAGGTCATGGCAGTGTCACCGTCTGACGGCTCTGCTGATGAGTCTATTTTATTGTGCCAAATTTGTCGTGAGCAAATAGAGAATCCGAACAAACGCGACCCTCATCACTGGCGCTGCTTGAATGATGCCATATGGAATCCTAATCCAGCAGTACAAGTCGTCGCTTATCGCCTACTGCATGAAATGGCCGCTGAAGGCTGGACACAAGCCTTGCTGGAGATGATGTACATGGAAGATGCCACTCGTGCTTGGGCGCAACAAGGGCTGGTTGGCGAAGAGGAGTCGATTAAGGTCATCGACAGCAACGGCAATCCAATCAACGAAGGCGATGATGTCACCCTGATTAAAGACCTAGAGGTTAAAGGGGCGAATTTCACTGCTAAGCGCGGCACCTTGGTGAAAAACATTCACTTGACCGACAATCCAAAACACATCGAAGGCAAGGTAAACGGCACACAAATCGTCATCATCGCGGCATTCACCAAAAAGGCCTAA
- a CDS encoding YebC/PmpR family DNA-binding transcriptional regulator: MGRAYQNRKESMAKTSDQKAKVYSKFSKEIYMCAKQGGVETSANLALAGLIERAKKEQVPAHVIDKALDKAQGGGGEDFAVARYEGYGPGNSMVIVDCLTDNPNRTFGDLRGVFNKANAKLGTPGSVSHMFDHSSIFVFNGDDEEAILEALLMADVDVTDVEADDGKITVFAPNTEYNKVKQALVANFPDISFDVDEIQFVPNMTKTLQSEDLELFLKFIHALEDIDDVQNVYFDVEL; this comes from the coding sequence ATGGGAAGAGCTTATCAAAACCGTAAAGAATCCATGGCAAAAACCTCGGATCAAAAGGCCAAAGTCTACAGCAAATTTTCCAAAGAAATTTATATGTGCGCTAAGCAAGGTGGCGTCGAAACATCCGCTAATTTAGCTCTCGCGGGCTTGATTGAACGCGCCAAAAAAGAGCAAGTTCCGGCACACGTTATCGACAAAGCCCTAGACAAAGCGCAAGGCGGTGGCGGTGAAGACTTTGCCGTTGCGCGTTATGAAGGTTACGGCCCAGGCAATAGTATGGTGATTGTTGACTGCCTTACCGATAATCCAAACCGAACTTTTGGCGACCTACGCGGGGTCTTTAACAAAGCCAATGCAAAACTCGGCACGCCAGGAAGCGTAAGCCACATGTTCGACCACTCGTCGATTTTTGTATTTAACGGTGATGACGAAGAAGCGATTCTCGAAGCATTGCTGATGGCAGACGTTGATGTCACTGATGTCGAAGCGGATGACGGTAAAATCACTGTCTTTGCACCGAACACCGAATACAACAAAGTTAAACAGGCTTTAGTGGCTAACTTCCCTGACATTTCATTCGACGTCGATGAAATCCAGTTTGTGCCGAACATGACTAAAACCTTGCAAAGCGAAGATTTAGAACTGTTTCTTAAATTCATCCACGCACTTGAAGACATCGACGACGTACAAAACGTCTATTTTGACGTCGAACTATAG
- a CDS encoding alpha/beta hydrolase, producing MRLKSLIYAIPLFLSGCSGVDVLNQLAEQDRVEVRENLVFDAQTGLTLDVYRPVEMADKPYPVIVFYWGGRWQEGDKSMYQFVGREFAKRGIVTVIPNYRLWPQVGYQGFLKDSAKAVEWTERSIAEFSGDQQRIFLMGHSAGAYNALMLGLNTPFLAHSQRRLAGVIGISGPYDFLPFSSEDLPQIFAPEANFEQTQPIHWVDGKNSPALLIHSLDDDIVFPKNTRNLAQKISESGGEVETLYIKSLSHPLMIGVVSNILSWKAPIADKIEGFVKQMPAVDVELSAAEEAMPTESLPNSADYSSTSK from the coding sequence ATGCGATTAAAATCTCTTATTTATGCCATTCCTCTGTTTTTAAGTGGTTGCAGTGGAGTGGATGTTCTCAACCAATTGGCTGAACAGGATCGCGTAGAGGTACGCGAAAATCTTGTTTTTGACGCGCAGACGGGGTTGACTTTAGATGTTTATCGTCCAGTTGAGATGGCGGATAAACCTTATCCGGTGATTGTTTTTTATTGGGGCGGACGTTGGCAAGAAGGCGATAAGTCGATGTACCAATTTGTTGGTAGAGAATTTGCAAAACGTGGCATTGTGACAGTTATTCCTAATTATCGGCTTTGGCCACAAGTCGGTTATCAAGGTTTTTTAAAGGATTCTGCTAAAGCGGTGGAATGGACAGAGCGCTCGATAGCTGAGTTTTCCGGCGATCAGCAACGTATTTTTCTGATGGGGCATTCTGCCGGTGCTTACAATGCGCTGATGCTGGGCTTGAATACGCCTTTTTTGGCTCATTCGCAACGTCGTTTGGCTGGGGTTATCGGCATTAGTGGTCCTTATGATTTCTTGCCGTTTAGTAGCGAAGATTTACCGCAAATTTTTGCACCAGAGGCAAACTTTGAGCAGACGCAGCCGATTCATTGGGTGGATGGTAAAAACAGTCCGGCACTGTTAATACACAGTTTAGATGATGACATTGTTTTTCCGAAAAACACGCGCAATTTAGCGCAAAAAATCAGTGAGTCGGGCGGGGAAGTTGAAACGCTGTATATTAAATCTTTATCACATCCGCTGATGATAGGCGTGGTTTCTAATATTTTGTCGTGGAAAGCGCCGATTGCGGACAAAATTGAGGGATTTGTTAAACAAATGCCGGCGGTTGATGTGGAACTTTCAGCGGCAGAAGAGGCTATGCCGACTGAAAGTTTACCAAACTCAGCCGACTATAGTTCGACGTCAAAATAG
- a CDS encoding H-NS family nucleoid-associated regulatory protein, giving the protein MEINEFAKIALHRKRLKAATKDLDINQLEKLANDITEIVAEREQEIADALAEKEAHQAKIDEMRNLLLEQGLTVDDLIDTQNHHSDKKATSRIVEPKYRIVDENGVEHLWTGRGRAPKPFQKQLDQGHAKASFLI; this is encoded by the coding sequence ATGGAAATAAACGAATTTGCAAAAATTGCTTTGCACCGTAAACGCCTTAAAGCAGCTACTAAAGATTTAGACATCAATCAATTGGAAAAACTGGCTAATGATATTACTGAAATCGTTGCCGAACGCGAACAAGAAATTGCTGATGCACTGGCTGAAAAAGAGGCTCACCAAGCGAAAATTGATGAAATGCGAAATCTACTTCTAGAGCAAGGTTTAACCGTTGATGACTTAATTGACACCCAGAATCATCACAGCGACAAGAAAGCCACCAGTCGCATTGTTGAGCCGAAATACCGAATCGTTGATGAAAATGGGGTTGAACACCTTTGGACCGGCCGTGGTCGAGCACCGAAACCTTTCCAAAAGCAATTGGATCAAGGACACGCCAAAGCGAGTTTCTTAATTTAG
- a CDS encoding NADP-dependent isocitrate dehydrogenase, with product MSKIIYTLTDEAPMLATYSFLPMVQAFTKAAGVAVETRDISLAGRILANFPEALKAEQRVGDALAELGEMAKTPEANIIKLPNISASIPQLSAAIVELQAQGFAVPDYPANPANEIEVAIKERYAKVLGSAVNPVLREGNSDRRAPASVKNYAKQNPHSMGAWSADSKTRVMHMDSGDFYGSEKSLTLLQDSSFKIEFVAEDGSVSELKAAAKLQKGEVLDASVMSQNALRRFLQAAKEEAKAQGVLFSLHLKATMMKVSDPIIFGQAVSVYFADVFAKHAAIFSQIGVNVNNGLGDVYTKIATLDAAKRAEIEADLDAAMAAGPEIAMVDSDKGISNLHVPSDVIIDASMPAMIRSSGKMWDKAGQTQDTIAVIPDRCYATVYEETIRFCKHYGAFDPTTMGTVPNIGLMAQKAEEYGSHDKTFQAKANGVIRAVDATGEVLLEQTVEQGDIFRMCQTKDAAIQDWVKLAVSRARLSGMPAVFWLDTERAHDHEIINKVNEYLTHHDVSGLEIHIMPPAEAARFTLRHIKDGKDVISVTGNVLRDYLTDLFPILELGTSAKMLSIVPLMNGGGLFETGAGGSAPKHVQQLVKENHLRWDSLGEFLALAVSLEHLAQNFDNPKAQVLAQTLDRATGTFLGNDKSPSRKVNELDNRGSHFYLSLYWAQELAAQEIDAELQAHFAPIAQQLSQQEETIVAELNSVQGAAVDLGGYYKPDAIKASAVMRPSKTLNQIVSAI from the coding sequence ATGAGCAAGATTATTTATACGCTAACTGATGAAGCGCCAATGTTGGCCACATACTCTTTTTTACCCATGGTTCAGGCGTTCACTAAAGCTGCCGGTGTCGCAGTAGAAACGCGTGATATATCATTAGCAGGGCGGATTCTTGCCAATTTCCCAGAAGCCTTAAAGGCTGAGCAACGAGTTGGGGATGCGCTTGCTGAATTAGGCGAAATGGCAAAAACACCGGAAGCCAATATCATTAAATTGCCAAATATTTCAGCATCGATTCCGCAGTTAAGCGCCGCGATAGTTGAGCTACAAGCGCAAGGGTTTGCTGTGCCTGATTACCCAGCTAATCCAGCCAATGAGATAGAAGTGGCAATTAAAGAGCGCTATGCTAAGGTGCTTGGTTCGGCAGTAAATCCTGTATTGCGTGAAGGCAACTCGGATCGTCGTGCTCCAGCGTCGGTTAAAAACTATGCGAAACAAAATCCACACTCAATGGGTGCTTGGTCAGCGGACTCCAAAACCCGCGTTATGCATATGGATTCGGGTGACTTTTATGGTTCAGAAAAGTCATTGACACTGTTACAAGACAGTTCATTTAAGATTGAATTTGTTGCTGAAGATGGTTCGGTTAGTGAGTTAAAAGCCGCTGCTAAATTGCAAAAAGGGGAAGTTTTGGACGCTTCTGTCATGTCTCAAAACGCATTACGTCGCTTTTTGCAGGCTGCCAAAGAAGAAGCGAAAGCGCAGGGCGTGTTGTTTTCATTGCATTTAAAAGCGACGATGATGAAGGTGTCCGACCCGATTATTTTTGGACAAGCCGTCAGCGTTTATTTTGCGGATGTGTTTGCGAAACACGCGGCGATTTTTTCGCAAATTGGCGTTAACGTCAATAACGGTTTAGGCGATGTTTACACAAAAATTGCCACCCTTGATGCCGCTAAGCGCGCGGAAATTGAAGCCGATTTAGACGCCGCAATGGCAGCTGGTCCAGAGATTGCAATGGTCGATTCAGATAAGGGGATCAGTAATTTACACGTGCCTTCGGATGTTATTATTGATGCCTCTATGCCAGCGATGATTCGTAGTTCTGGCAAAATGTGGGATAAAGCAGGCCAAACACAAGATACGATTGCGGTTATTCCGGACCGTTGTTACGCAACGGTATATGAAGAAACAATTCGTTTTTGTAAGCATTATGGCGCCTTTGACCCGACGACCATGGGCACTGTGCCGAATATTGGTTTGATGGCACAAAAAGCGGAAGAGTATGGTTCGCACGATAAAACTTTCCAAGCAAAAGCGAATGGCGTTATTCGTGCAGTAGATGCAACAGGTGAGGTATTGCTTGAACAAACTGTAGAGCAAGGCGATATTTTCCGTATGTGTCAAACCAAAGATGCCGCAATTCAAGATTGGGTGAAGTTGGCAGTGAGTCGTGCGCGTTTAAGCGGGATGCCGGCGGTTTTTTGGCTGGATACTGAGCGTGCACATGACCATGAAATTATCAATAAAGTGAATGAATACTTAACTCATCATGATGTTTCTGGGTTAGAAATTCATATTATGCCGCCTGCAGAAGCAGCACGTTTTACTCTGCGTCATATTAAAGATGGCAAAGATGTGATTTCGGTTACTGGTAACGTCCTACGTGATTATCTAACCGATTTGTTCCCGATTTTAGAATTAGGCACTTCAGCCAAAATGCTGTCGATTGTGCCTTTAATGAATGGTGGCGGTTTATTTGAAACAGGTGCTGGCGGGTCAGCACCGAAACATGTGCAGCAGTTAGTTAAAGAAAACCATTTGCGCTGGGATTCTCTGGGTGAGTTTTTGGCATTGGCTGTTTCGCTTGAGCATCTGGCGCAAAATTTTGATAATCCGAAAGCGCAAGTGTTGGCGCAGACTCTAGACCGTGCAACAGGTACGTTCTTGGGGAATGATAAATCGCCTTCGCGTAAAGTAAATGAGTTGGATAATCGTGGTTCGCACTTTTATTTGTCGCTTTACTGGGCGCAAGAGTTAGCGGCGCAAGAGATTGATGCAGAACTGCAAGCGCATTTTGCACCGATTGCACAGCAGTTAAGCCAGCAAGAGGAGACGATTGTTGCTGAACTAAACAGCGTACAAGGTGCGGCCGTTGATTTGGGCGGTTACTATAAGCCAGATGCGATCAAAGCGAGCGCAGTGATGCGTCCAAGCAAAACCTTGAATCAGATTGTTTCAGCGATTTAA
- a CDS encoding pseudouridine synthase translates to MMNPTSQIILFNKPYNVLCQFTDDAEQASQRENLSHYIHQPNVYAAGRLDRDSEGLLLLTDHGQLQQRIADPKFKLPKTYLVQVEGDISVQALCELQNGVPLKDGKTLPAIARKVSQPEWLWPRHPPIRERQNIPTSWLELTIREGKNRQVRRMTAAVGFATLRLIRIQIGPWKLDQIALGESQIVTLADYQAQLPKNFTDFSQVRKKTPANKTHRTKKHSQRPKQSPARAKRVKKS, encoded by the coding sequence ATGATGAATCCTACATCGCAAATTATCCTATTTAACAAACCTTATAATGTGCTGTGCCAATTTACCGATGATGCCGAACAAGCCTCGCAACGTGAAAATTTAAGCCACTATATTCATCAGCCAAATGTCTACGCAGCAGGTCGTTTAGACCGTGATTCCGAAGGCTTACTCCTGCTGACCGACCACGGACAACTGCAACAACGCATTGCCGATCCGAAGTTCAAATTACCAAAAACCTATTTGGTCCAAGTAGAAGGCGATATTTCGGTGCAGGCGCTGTGTGAACTGCAAAACGGCGTGCCATTAAAAGACGGTAAAACGCTCCCCGCCATAGCGCGTAAAGTAAGCCAACCAGAGTGGCTATGGCCGCGTCACCCACCGATACGAGAGCGCCAAAACATTCCTACATCTTGGTTGGAATTAACCATTCGCGAGGGTAAAAACCGCCAAGTACGGCGTATGACGGCAGCAGTTGGCTTTGCGACTTTGCGCCTGATTCGGATTCAAATCGGCCCATGGAAATTAGACCAAATCGCACTTGGCGAAAGCCAAATCGTGACACTGGCTGACTATCAAGCCCAACTACCCAAAAACTTTACCGACTTTTCGCAAGTCCGAAAAAAAACTCCGGCCAATAAAACTCACCGCACAAAAAAGCACTCTCAACGCCCTAAACAAAGTCCTGCTAGAGCCAAGCGGGTTAAAAAATCATAA
- the mnmA gene encoding tRNA 2-thiouridine(34) synthase MnmA — MAHKPANTKVIVGLSGGVDSSVAALLLKQQGYQVEGLFMKNWEGDDTEDFCPAAADLKDVLAVAEKLDIPVHIENFSGEYWDHVFEHFLAEYAVGRTPNPDILCNKEVKFKAFLEHALALGADFIATGHYARITRDADNRCHLLKGLDDNKDQSYFLYTLQQHQLQKSLFPVGELAKPQVREIAESAGLITHDKKDSTGICFIGERKFKDFLQRFLPAQPGDIVDDQNNIIGKHDGLMYHTLGQRKGLGIGGGHGQGNDPWYAADKDLTNNRLIAVQGKDHPLLQHQFLIADTLDWVSGKTPPLNQDLKAKIRYRQPEQPCQILAESNGKILVKFTQSQTAIAPGQSVVFYDSNDCLGGGIIEQRLHQATVADLD; from the coding sequence ATGGCGCACAAACCTGCCAACACCAAAGTCATTGTCGGCCTGTCCGGCGGAGTAGACTCCTCTGTAGCTGCGCTGCTATTAAAACAACAAGGCTATCAGGTGGAAGGGCTATTTATGAAAAACTGGGAAGGCGATGACACCGAAGATTTCTGCCCAGCCGCTGCCGATTTAAAAGATGTGCTTGCGGTTGCCGAGAAACTGGACATTCCGGTGCATATTGAAAATTTCTCCGGCGAATACTGGGATCATGTGTTTGAACATTTTCTCGCTGAATATGCCGTTGGTCGTACACCAAATCCAGACATCCTGTGTAATAAGGAAGTCAAATTTAAAGCCTTTTTAGAGCACGCTTTAGCACTCGGCGCAGACTTTATCGCAACCGGTCACTATGCGCGCATTACACGCGATGCTGACAACCGATGCCATTTACTCAAAGGTTTAGACGATAATAAAGACCAATCATATTTTCTCTACACCTTGCAACAGCACCAGTTACAGAAGTCTCTGTTTCCGGTCGGTGAACTTGCCAAACCTCAGGTACGAGAAATCGCCGAATCCGCGGGCCTTATTACTCACGATAAAAAAGACAGCACCGGCATCTGCTTTATTGGTGAACGCAAATTTAAAGATTTTCTTCAGCGTTTTCTACCCGCCCAACCTGGCGATATTGTCGATGACCAGAATAACATTATCGGTAAACATGACGGCCTTATGTACCACACATTAGGACAGCGTAAAGGGCTGGGCATCGGTGGTGGCCATGGACAAGGCAACGATCCTTGGTATGCCGCCGATAAAGATTTAACCAATAATCGCCTGATCGCCGTTCAGGGCAAAGACCATCCCTTATTGCAACACCAGTTCTTGATTGCCGATACACTCGATTGGGTCAGTGGCAAAACGCCCCCTCTAAATCAAGACCTTAAAGCTAAAATTCGTTACCGCCAGCCTGAACAACCTTGCCAAATTTTGGCTGAAAGCAACGGTAAAATTTTAGTGAAATTTACACAATCACAAACCGCCATCGCACCAGGGCAATCGGTGGTTTTTTACGACAGTAACGACTGTTTGGGCGGCGGGATTATTGAACAACGCCTGCATCAAGCCACAGTCGCCGATTTAGATTAA
- the hflD gene encoding high frequency lysogenization protein HflD has protein sequence MSQYTQQDRTLALVGIYQAAQLVLQLASTGQADEKALKTTIDSLFVDNPSSTLNVFGDKVENVQLGVETLMAQMNANTSAQERNIEITRYALSLMILAKKLQQNDGLGKISNVLETAAAQREHFGQMHENVLATLARAYSENVSVLTPRVMVNGHHQHLNNQRIANKIRALLLAGIRAALLWYQVGGSRWGLIWSRKKYLQGAKTLHRPAANFQNDKVTPLFKETSPEKQGESKDDKE, from the coding sequence ATGAGTCAATACACTCAACAAGATCGCACCCTTGCCCTAGTTGGCATCTATCAAGCCGCGCAATTGGTTCTTCAATTGGCGTCCACTGGACAAGCTGATGAGAAAGCGCTTAAAACCACCATCGACTCACTTTTTGTCGACAATCCGAGCAGCACACTCAATGTATTTGGCGACAAAGTAGAAAACGTGCAACTTGGTGTTGAAACCCTTATGGCACAAATGAACGCCAACACAAGTGCGCAAGAGCGCAATATTGAAATAACACGCTATGCCTTAAGCTTGATGATTCTGGCCAAAAAATTACAACAAAATGATGGCTTAGGCAAAATCAGTAATGTCCTAGAAACCGCTGCCGCACAGCGCGAACACTTTGGACAAATGCACGAAAACGTATTAGCCACTCTTGCCAGAGCGTACAGTGAAAACGTCAGTGTATTAACGCCACGCGTCATGGTTAATGGTCACCATCAGCATCTCAACAATCAACGTATCGCCAATAAAATTCGCGCTCTGCTTTTGGCGGGCATTCGCGCAGCCCTACTCTGGTATCAAGTTGGCGGTTCACGCTGGGGGCTAATTTGGTCACGCAAAAAATACCTACAAGGCGCAAAAACCCTGCATCGTCCTGCGGCTAACTTTCAAAACGATAAGGTAACCCCTTTATTTAAAGAGACAAGTCCGGAAAAACAGGGCGAGTCTAAAGACGACAAAGAATAA
- a CDS encoding cupin domain-containing protein produces MLQITVLKNPSPEVIASRGCTTWPIWEKAVSEFPWYYADNESCWILDGEVTVTPDGGEPVTIHAGDFVTFPAGLHCTWKITQPIRKHYQFF; encoded by the coding sequence ATGTTACAGATTACTGTGCTGAAAAACCCAAGCCCAGAAGTGATTGCGAGTCGTGGTTGTACCACATGGCCAATTTGGGAAAAAGCCGTAAGCGAATTTCCTTGGTATTACGCCGACAACGAAAGCTGTTGGATTTTAGACGGTGAGGTTACGGTTACGCCAGATGGCGGCGAGCCGGTGACTATTCACGCGGGTGATTTCGTGACATTTCCCGCCGGTCTACACTGCACTTGGAAAATAACCCAACCGATCCGCAAACACTACCAGTTCTTTTAA